Proteins co-encoded in one Ictalurus punctatus breed USDA103 chromosome 18, Coco_2.0, whole genome shotgun sequence genomic window:
- the LOC108279126 gene encoding lysophosphatidic acid receptor 6, which yields MQNSSNSNGENCSVEDEFKYTLYSSAFSIVFILGLLFNIVALYIFICTLKQRNETTTYMLNLAVCDTFFVLSLPFRIYYFLNKQNWPFGKTLCKISVSLFYMNMYGSMIFLTCICADRFLAIVYPFASRSLRTRRSAKIACCSVWLLVLSISLPVGFKLETSNTNTTTDNTYCFENFSNKQWKSELFSVVLVMGTVGFVIPLLINLFCSMMILSTLRNLDTIKSEGQLNKAKILRMIVVHLLVFCFCFIPYNVNLVFYSLVRSEAISNCAVETIVKTLYPITLCIAVTNCCFDPVIYYFTSETIQNCIKRKSLAVRSSRKHCDNPDKPPGNTAQFLTTKLIFNESTV from the coding sequence ATGCAAAACAGTAGCAATAGTAATGGCGAGAACTGTTCTGTAGAGGATGAATTTAAATACACTCTATACAGCTCAGCGTTCAGCATCGTCTTCATCCTAGGACTGCTCTTCAACATCGTGGCTTTGTACATCTTCATTTGTACGCTGAAGCAAAGGAATGAAACCACTACCTATATGCTGAACCTGGCCGTATGCGACACGTTTTTTGTCCTCAGTCTGCCGTTTCGGATTTATTACTTTCTCAACAAGCAGAACTGGCCTTTTGGGAAGACGCTCTGCAAAATCTCTGTGTCGCTGTTCTACATGAACATGTATGGCAGCATGATTTTCCTGACCTGCATCTGTGCGGATCGTTTTCTGGCCATCGTTTACCCGTTCGCCTCCAGGTCACTAAGGACCAGAAGAAGTGCAAAAATCGCCTGCTGTTCAGTTTGGCTGCTCGTGCTTTCGATCAGCTTGCCGGTTGGGTTTAAGCTGGAAACgtcaaacacaaacaccaccACAGACAACACTTACTGCTTTGAGAACTTCAGCAACAAGCAGTGGAAATCCGAACTATTCAGTGTGGTGCTGGTCATGGGGACTGTGGGGTTCGTGATCCCACTTCTCATTAACCTATTCTGCTCCATGATGATCTTGAGCACGCTGAGAAACCTGGACACTATTAAAAGCGAAGGGCAGCTGAACAAGGCCAAGATCTTACGCATGATTGTTGTGCACTTGCTTGTCTTCTGCTTTTGCTTCATCCCATATAATGTTAATCTGGTTTTTTATAGCCTGGTCCGCAGTGAAGCCATTAGTAATTGCGCCGTGGAGACTATCGTCAAGACTCTTTACCCCATTACGTTATGCATTGCGGTGACAAATTGCTGCTTCGAccctgttatttattatttcacctCAGAAACCATCCAGAACTGTATTAAGCGCAAGTCTTTGGCTGTACGAAGCAGCAGGAAGCATTGCGATAATCCAGACAAGCCTCCTGGGAACACGGCACAGTTTCTGACAACCAAGTTAATATTTAACGAATCTACTGTATGA